One Candidatus Eisenbacteria bacterium genomic window, GCGCGGGCGAGGATGCCGGCGAAGCGCTCGACGGGCGCGCGTGCGGCATCCTGATCGTCGCCTCGATCGAGGAAGGGATCCGGATCGCGGAGGAGGCGAAGCGCCCCGCGAGACGTTTCGTGGTCGGCCTCGCTCCGGACGGAGGGCGCCTCTCCCCCGAGGGGAGAGAAGACATCCGACGCGCGATCGAGCTCGGCCTCCATGTCGACTCCGGGCTTCACGACTTCCTCTCCGAGGATCCCGTCCTCGCTCCTCTCGCCGCCGCGCGCGGAATCGAGATCCGGGACGTCCGAAAGCCCCCGGCGCGCGAGGCGCTCCACTTCTTCACCGGAAAGATCGAGGAGGTCCGCTCCCTCAAGGTCGCGATTCTCGGGACCGACTCGGCGGTCGGGAAGCGGACAACCGCATGGAAGCTCGTCGAGGCGCTCGAGCGGGCCGGGCGGAGCGCCGAGATGATCGGAACCGGGCAGACCGCCTGGATGCAGGGCGCGCGTTATTCGATCCTCATCGATTCGCTCATCAACGATTTTGTCACGGGGGAGATCGAGCACGCGGTCTGGAGCGCGTGGAAGGAGACGAACGCGGAGGTTCTCGTGATCGAGGGGCAGGGGAG contains:
- a CDS encoding DUF1611 domain-containing protein; translated protein: MKDRESAIVYCRGAFGTPNGKTAHGLVRFTRRYRVEAVIDDLRAGEDAGEALDGRACGILIVASIEEGIRIAEEAKRPARRFVVGLAPDGGRLSPEGREDIRRAIELGLHVDSGLHDFLSEDPVLAPLAAARGIEIRDVRKPPAREALHFFTGKIEEVRSLKVAILGTDSAVGKRTTAWKLVEALERAGRSAEMIGTGQTAWMQGARYSILIDSLINDFVTGEIEHAVWSAWKETNAEVLVIEGQGSLLNPAYPGGFEILAAARPDCVVLQDAPARRTYDGFPAFPMHPLGKQIQAIELVSGRPVVAITVNHEGLAREEIPFVCDAIARATGLPAFDVLLDGAGPLAAILLD